From the Pseudomonas sp. SORT22 genome, one window contains:
- a CDS encoding phage tail sheath family protein yields the protein MSGFFHGVTVTNVDTGSRTIGLPSSSIIGLVDTFTPGPTASAKANDLVLITSEREAVAAFGPDSAITKACQAIYMRAKAVIVACGVAKVEEAAAQTSAIIGGVLADGKRTGLQALLDGKSRFNAQPRLLVTPKHSATQAVGTALVALADKLRGIAIIDGPNTTDEAAIAYAENFGAKRAYLVDPGVQSWDTTADATVDAPASAWVAGLFAWTDSEYGFWASPSNKEFVGITGTGRPIEFLDGDETCRANLLNNANITTIIRDDGYRLWGNRTLSSDPKWAFVTRVRTMDIVMDAILYGHKWAVDRSITATYVKDVTEGLQAFMRDLKAQGAIINFEVFADPELNTASQLEQGKVYWNIRFTDVPPAENPNFRVEVTNQWLTEVLDQNA from the coding sequence ATGAGTGGCTTTTTCCACGGCGTGACCGTGACCAACGTCGACACCGGGTCGCGCACCATCGGCCTGCCATCGTCCTCGATCATCGGCCTGGTCGATACCTTCACCCCGGGCCCGACGGCCAGCGCCAAGGCCAACGACCTGGTGCTGATCACCAGCGAGCGCGAGGCGGTTGCCGCCTTCGGTCCCGACTCGGCGATCACCAAGGCCTGCCAGGCCATCTACATGCGTGCCAAGGCCGTGATCGTCGCCTGTGGCGTGGCCAAGGTCGAAGAGGCAGCAGCACAAACCTCGGCGATCATCGGCGGTGTGCTGGCCGACGGCAAACGCACCGGCCTGCAAGCGCTGCTGGACGGCAAGAGCCGGTTCAACGCGCAGCCGCGGCTACTGGTGACGCCCAAGCACAGTGCCACCCAGGCGGTCGGTACCGCGCTGGTAGCCCTGGCGGACAAGCTGCGCGGCATCGCCATCATCGACGGGCCGAACACCACCGACGAAGCGGCCATTGCCTACGCGGAAAACTTCGGTGCCAAGCGCGCCTACTTGGTCGACCCCGGCGTCCAGTCCTGGGACACCACGGCAGACGCGACCGTCGATGCCCCGGCCTCGGCCTGGGTTGCTGGTCTGTTTGCCTGGACCGACAGCGAGTACGGCTTCTGGGCCTCGCCGTCAAACAAGGAGTTCGTCGGCATCACCGGTACCGGCCGGCCGATCGAGTTTCTCGACGGTGACGAAACCTGCCGGGCCAACCTGCTCAACAACGCCAACATCACCACCATCATCCGTGATGACGGCTACCGCCTGTGGGGCAACCGCACGCTGAGCAGTGATCCTAAGTGGGCGTTCGTTACCCGCGTGCGGACCATGGACATCGTCATGGACGCGATCCTGTACGGGCACAAATGGGCGGTCGACCGCTCGATTACCGCGACCTACGTCAAGGACGTGACCGAGGGCCTGCAGGCGTTCATGCGCGACCTCAAGGCCCAGGGCGCAATCATCAACTTTGAAGTCTTCGCTGACCCCGAGCTGAACACGGCCAGCCAGCTGGAGCAGGGCAAGGTGTATTGGAACATCCGCTTTACCGACGTGCCGCCTGCCGAAAACCCGAACTTTCGCGTCGAGGTCACCAACCAGTGGCTGACCGAAGTCCTCGACCAAAACGCCTAA
- a CDS encoding phage major tail tube protein, which translates to MAMIPETLANLNLFVDGISFQGDVPSLTLPKLTLKMEEHRAGGMDAPIELDQGMEKQEAGFVTTGVRRESLKFFGLADGTSFNGTFRGAFKGLKGKVTPVVVTLRGSLKEVDMGDWKPGDKAEIKHNVAVTYYKLEVDGRLVYEIDPLGMKRVINGVDQLAAQRSALGL; encoded by the coding sequence ATGGCAATGATTCCCGAAACCCTGGCCAACCTGAACCTGTTCGTTGATGGCATCAGCTTTCAAGGCGATGTGCCCAGCCTGACACTGCCCAAGCTAACCCTGAAGATGGAAGAGCACCGCGCCGGTGGCATGGATGCGCCGATCGAGCTGGACCAGGGCATGGAAAAGCAGGAGGCCGGTTTTGTTACCACCGGCGTACGGCGCGAGTCGCTGAAGTTCTTCGGCCTGGCCGACGGCACCTCCTTTAACGGCACCTTCCGGGGCGCCTTCAAGGGCCTCAAAGGCAAGGTGACGCCGGTGGTGGTGACCCTGCGCGGCTCACTGAAAGAGGTCGACATGGGCGACTGGAAGCCCGGCGACAAGGCCGAGATCAAGCACAACGTCGCGGTCACCTATTACAAGCTCGAGGTCGACGGCCGCCTGGTGTACGAGATCGATCCACTTGGCATGAAACGCGTCATCAACGGCGTCGACCAGCTCGCCGCCCAACGTTCGGCCCTGGGCCTGTAA
- a CDS encoding phage tail assembly protein — protein MSNGIKTPVWMELRAEGVHITLSKPTEANGVLVDKLHLRAPTVRDVRAAGATAGGDDEQRELALFASLAEVGTKDLEGLTLKDYNRLQAGYFRLVQDDSV, from the coding sequence ATGAGCAATGGAATCAAAACCCCGGTCTGGATGGAACTGCGTGCCGAGGGCGTACACATCACCCTGAGTAAGCCAACGGAAGCCAACGGCGTGCTGGTCGACAAGCTGCACCTGCGGGCCCCTACCGTCCGCGATGTACGCGCTGCCGGGGCCACTGCGGGTGGTGATGACGAACAGCGCGAGCTGGCCCTGTTCGCCTCGCTGGCCGAGGTTGGCACCAAGGACCTGGAGGGCTTGACCCTCAAGGATTACAACCGCCTGCAGGCTGGCTATTTTCGCCTGGTGCAGGATGACAGCGTTTGA